A DNA window from Deltaproteobacteria bacterium contains the following coding sequences:
- a CDS encoding M20 family metallopeptidase codes for MDTNTTSRFVEHTWADSIVPHLKEYLTIPNQSPAYDPQWVTNGYMDQATDLIANWIRAQQVPGLTLDIVRLDGRTPLIFVEIPGDSSETVLLYGHLDKQPPMEGWNEGLGPWKPVMKDGRLYGRGGADDGYSAFASITAIKALKLQGVPHARCVLVIEADEESGSGDLPYYIDALKDRIGSPSLVICLDSGCGNYEQLWITTSLRGLANGTLSVSTLTEGVHSGAASGIVPSTFRILRQLLSRLEDEKTGAIVPEGFYVTIPDERLRQVATTAQTLGASVYSEFPFQDGTSPVTQDAREALLNRTWRPQLAITGAGGLPPLDRSGNVLRPNTAVKISLRLPPTADAQAATAALKQLFEHDPPHGAKVTFESEQCAFGWNAPPLEPWLETSLKTASLEFFGKEACYMGEGGTIPFMAMLGEKFPRAQFMITGVLGPRSNAHGPNEFLDIRTGMRLTCGVARVLADHYQNKRTEK; via the coding sequence ATGGACACCAACACCACTAGTCGTTTCGTCGAACATACCTGGGCGGATAGCATCGTCCCCCATCTCAAAGAATATCTCACGATCCCCAACCAATCCCCGGCCTATGACCCGCAGTGGGTCACCAATGGCTATATGGATCAGGCGACGGACCTCATCGCCAATTGGATACGCGCGCAACAGGTCCCAGGACTGACCTTAGACATCGTGCGCCTCGATGGACGGACGCCGCTCATCTTCGTCGAGATTCCTGGCGACTCGTCCGAGACCGTGCTGCTCTACGGTCATCTCGATAAACAACCGCCGATGGAAGGCTGGAACGAAGGCTTGGGACCGTGGAAGCCGGTCATGAAAGACGGACGACTCTATGGTCGCGGCGGTGCGGATGATGGCTACTCGGCGTTCGCTTCCATCACTGCCATCAAAGCTCTGAAGCTGCAAGGCGTTCCCCATGCGCGTTGCGTGCTTGTCATCGAAGCTGACGAGGAGAGCGGCAGCGGTGATCTGCCCTATTACATCGATGCGCTGAAAGACCGTATCGGCTCGCCGAGTCTGGTCATCTGCTTGGATTCTGGCTGCGGCAACTACGAGCAACTGTGGATCACCACTTCGCTACGCGGTCTGGCGAATGGCACGTTGAGCGTGTCCACCCTGACCGAGGGTGTCCATTCCGGCGCGGCCAGCGGCATCGTGCCGTCCACGTTCAGGATTCTGCGTCAACTGTTGAGCCGCTTGGAAGACGAAAAGACCGGGGCCATCGTACCCGAAGGTTTCTATGTCACCATCCCCGACGAACGTCTGCGACAGGTTGCCACCACAGCGCAGACGTTGGGCGCGAGCGTCTATAGCGAGTTCCCTTTTCAGGACGGAACGTCGCCGGTTACCCAAGACGCGCGCGAAGCGTTGCTCAACCGCACTTGGCGACCGCAACTGGCTATTACCGGCGCTGGTGGACTGCCTCCGCTCGACCGTTCGGGCAATGTGTTGCGTCCGAACACAGCAGTGAAAATTTCCCTGCGGTTGCCGCCTACTGCCGATGCCCAAGCCGCTACAGCCGCGCTCAAGCAGTTGTTCGAGCACGATCCTCCGCACGGCGCCAAAGTGACCTTCGAGTCGGAACAATGCGCGTTCGGCTGGAATGCGCCGCCATTGGAACCGTGGCTGGAGACTTCCTTAAAAACCGCCTCGCTGGAGTTTTTCGGCAAGGAAGCCTGCTACATGGGCGAAGGCGGTACGATTCCGTTCATGGCCATGCTAGGAGAAAAATTTCCTCGGGCGCAGTTT
- a CDS encoding DMT family transporter: protein MNERAGILAAIASSALGGTAVATTRYVIGAIDPVTLAAFRFGIAFVLILPLALASRSKWPQGRDWLGVAGLGVLFFGAFFVIYNVSMRSTTAARGSLALSTLPLVTMLVAALLGREALTMRKTVGVLIAMTGVAIALGAGLAVAPPGAWRGDLTMVGGTLFMALYSIWSRPFMARSSRLGFLAAGMGFGSAASTLVAWQQGGFVAIHGFGMTQWVAVILIGVLGGAAAFYLWVYALERTTPTLVTNTMTVNPIAASIVAALVIGEEIDMSLMVGVATVFVGIWIASTGK from the coding sequence GTGAACGAAAGAGCCGGCATTCTCGCCGCTATCGCTTCGAGCGCGCTCGGCGGCACGGCCGTCGCCACGACGCGCTATGTGATTGGCGCGATTGACCCGGTCACGCTCGCCGCGTTCCGTTTTGGCATCGCGTTCGTGCTCATCTTGCCGCTCGCGCTTGCGTCGCGCAGTAAGTGGCCACAAGGCCGGGACTGGCTCGGGGTCGCGGGGCTTGGGGTGCTCTTTTTCGGAGCGTTCTTTGTGATTTACAATGTCTCGATGCGCTCCACTACTGCCGCACGTGGATCGCTCGCGCTCTCGACTCTGCCTCTCGTCACCATGCTGGTCGCCGCTCTTCTCGGTCGCGAGGCGCTGACCATGCGCAAGACCGTAGGCGTGCTGATCGCGATGACGGGCGTAGCGATCGCGCTCGGGGCCGGCCTCGCTGTTGCCCCCCCAGGAGCGTGGCGCGGCGACCTCACCATGGTGGGCGGCACGTTGTTTATGGCGCTCTACAGCATCTGGTCGCGACCGTTCATGGCGCGCTCAAGCCGCCTTGGCTTTCTCGCGGCGGGCATGGGTTTCGGCTCGGCGGCAAGCACGCTGGTTGCCTGGCAACAAGGCGGCTTTGTCGCTATCCACGGCTTCGGCATGACGCAGTGGGTGGCGGTCATCCTGATCGGCGTGCTTGGCGGTGCGGCGGCTTTCTATCTCTGGGTCTACGCGCTCGAGCGGACGACGCCGACGCTCGTCACTAATACGATGACCGTCAACCCCATCGCCGCTTCGATTGTCGCGGCACTTGTTATCGGCGAAGAGATTGACATGAGCCTCATGGTTGGCGTGGCGACCGTTTTCGTCGGCATCTGGATCGCTTCCACTGGAAAGTAA
- a CDS encoding PaaI family thioesterase, which produces MDLDPIAVAEHHRGTLAELLGIRFVEVSRDRVVAELSWKDTLTTVGGSLHGGTLMAFADTVGAAATMLNLPLGASTTTIESKTNFFAAGRAGVVRAEATPLHRGRRTMVWQTRVTDEAGKLLSLTLQTQMVLE; this is translated from the coding sequence ATGGACTTGGATCCGATCGCGGTGGCGGAGCATCACCGAGGAACGCTCGCGGAGCTGTTAGGTATTCGGTTTGTTGAAGTGAGTCGCGACCGCGTGGTTGCGGAACTTTCCTGGAAGGACACGCTAACGACTGTGGGAGGTAGTCTACATGGCGGCACTCTGATGGCCTTCGCCGACACGGTGGGCGCGGCAGCCACGATGCTGAACTTGCCGCTTGGCGCGAGTACCACCACCATTGAATCCAAGACCAACTTCTTCGCCGCAGGACGTGCAGGCGTTGTGCGCGCGGAGGCAACGCCGTTACACAGAGGCCGACGCACTATGGTCTGGCAGACGCGCGTGACCGACGAAGCCGGCAAGCTTCTTTCACTCACGCTTCAGACACAGATGGTGCTCGAGTAG
- a CDS encoding helix-turn-helix transcriptional regulator: protein MDRRRGGEREPQAQAESAFGQLLRQWRARRHTSQLALAVEAEISSRHLSFLETGRAQPSRDMVSLLARVLDVPLRARNELLTAAGYAPIYRETALDETEMAQVRRAVDFMLYQQEPYPAVVLDRLWNIVKSNDAMGRVMRLFLSTEEAAAAGAPNIMRLTYHPRGLRTWIVNWEETASAYIQWLHRDLLRTGDPKTGELLDELLSYPGIPRQWLSLDLDASTNPFLAMEFRKGNVRLRFFTTIASLGTPYDITLHELRVECFFPAEEATEAALHALVPLVKR, encoded by the coding sequence ATGGATCGCAGACGCGGAGGCGAACGAGAACCGCAGGCTCAGGCCGAGAGCGCCTTTGGTCAATTGCTCCGTCAGTGGCGCGCGCGGCGGCACACGAGTCAGTTAGCCCTTGCCGTTGAGGCGGAGATTTCGTCGCGCCACCTGAGTTTTCTCGAAACCGGACGCGCCCAGCCAAGTCGGGATATGGTGTCACTGCTCGCTCGGGTATTGGATGTACCGCTACGCGCCCGCAACGAACTGTTGACTGCTGCAGGCTATGCGCCGATCTACCGTGAGACCGCGCTGGACGAGACTGAAATGGCGCAGGTGCGTCGTGCGGTGGACTTCATGCTATACCAGCAGGAGCCGTATCCGGCAGTCGTCCTCGACCGACTTTGGAACATTGTCAAGTCGAACGACGCGATGGGACGGGTAATGCGCCTCTTCCTCAGCACCGAGGAAGCTGCGGCCGCTGGCGCACCGAACATCATGCGACTCACTTATCATCCGCGGGGACTGCGCACCTGGATCGTCAACTGGGAAGAGACCGCGTCAGCCTACATTCAGTGGCTGCACCGTGACCTGCTACGCACCGGAGACCCCAAGACCGGCGAGCTGCTCGACGAACTCCTGTCTTACCCCGGCATCCCGCGCCAGTGGCTCTCCCTCGACCTTGACGCCTCCACTAACCCCTTCCTTGCGATGGAGTTTCGCAAAGGTAACGTGCGCCTGCGCTTCTTCACCACTATCGCAAGCCTCGGAACGCCATACGACATCACGCTCCACGAACTGCGGGTCGAGTGCTTCTTCCCGGCCGAGGAGGCGACCGAGGCAGCACTTCATGCGCTTGTCCCGTTGGTAAAGCGATAA
- a CDS encoding DUF2283 domain-containing protein, which produces METQLIVEYDRTGDTLYLGKIPPYPEQESEEIAYGVVARLNPQPGEIENLEILFFSQRATNGDPLRLPITAEFHLSERA; this is translated from the coding sequence ATGGAAACGCAGTTAATCGTTGAGTATGACCGCACAGGCGATACGCTCTACCTAGGAAAGATTCCCCCCTATCCTGAACAGGAATCCGAAGAAATCGCCTACGGGGTAGTGGCTAGGCTGAACCCGCAGCCGGGAGAAATCGAGAATTTAGAGATTCTCTTTTTTTCGCAGAGAGCCACAAACGGCGATCCCCTACGGCTGCCTATCACCGCCGAATTTCACTTGTCGGAAAGAGCATGA
- a CDS encoding site-2 protease family protein: MESFAPFVQKVCLWAVPVLTAVILHEIAHGYVAFRLGDTTAAQLGRLTLNPFAHVDLFGTIILPGLLLLSGVPFLFGYAKPVPINVLNLRNPRRGMVLVALAGPMMNLLLAAVFALAFRFLQSVQIPADGLLATNVEFLARMAGYGVLMNVGLAVFNMLPLPPLDGGRVATGLLPRAPAIALARLEPYGMLIIMGLLATGTLDRVLRPMTRFLVQTLL, from the coding sequence ATGGAATCTTTTGCCCCTTTTGTTCAAAAGGTCTGTCTGTGGGCGGTGCCGGTGCTGACTGCGGTAATTCTGCATGAAATCGCCCACGGGTACGTGGCCTTTCGTCTGGGCGATACGACGGCGGCGCAGCTCGGTCGCCTGACGCTCAATCCGTTCGCCCATGTCGATTTGTTCGGCACGATTATCTTGCCAGGGTTGTTACTACTCAGCGGCGTGCCGTTTCTGTTCGGCTATGCGAAGCCGGTGCCGATTAATGTCCTCAACTTGCGTAACCCACGACGAGGGATGGTGCTGGTCGCGCTCGCTGGCCCGATGATGAATCTGTTGCTGGCCGCTGTGTTCGCATTAGCCTTCCGCTTCTTGCAGTCCGTGCAGATCCCAGCCGATGGGCTGCTGGCTACCAATGTGGAATTCCTGGCGCGGATGGCGGGATACGGAGTGCTCATGAACGTGGGCTTGGCGGTGTTTAATATGCTCCCGTTGCCGCCGCTCGATGGCGGTCGTGTGGCGACGGGCTTATTACCGCGCGCTCCGGCCATTGCCTTGGCGCGCCTCGAACCTTACGGCATGCTGATTATCATGGGGCTGCTGGCGACCGGCACCCTCGATCGCGTATTACGTCCCATGACGAGATTCCTCGTGCAGACTTTGTTATAA
- the trpS gene encoding tryptophan--tRNA ligase, with the protein MPETIVSGMRPTGKLHLGHLHGALGNWVRLQESYRCFFFVADWHALTTGKTSAETLRESGEEMLLDWLSAGLDPQRSVIFRQSDVKEHAELHLLFSMITPTPWLIRNPTVKEQARELGYIESDDEAEVTKINYGLLGYPVLQAADILMYKAHRVPVGVDQVPHIEITREIARRFNSFYREIFPEPQPLLTEIPKVPGTDGRKMSKSYGNAVVLSDPPEEIDARLSKMMTDPKRARRRDPGEPADCPAFNLHRLYCTPEEIDFVSHGCRTAEIGCLDCKKVMIKHVLAELATFREKRSYWERHRDDVRDVLRDGGRQAKVIAQQTMEEVREVVGV; encoded by the coding sequence ATGCCCGAGACGATTGTGAGTGGAATGCGCCCGACCGGGAAGCTGCATCTTGGTCACCTCCATGGCGCGCTCGGCAACTGGGTGCGCCTGCAAGAGAGCTACCGCTGCTTCTTTTTCGTGGCCGACTGGCACGCCTTAACGACTGGGAAGACGAGCGCCGAAACTCTTCGCGAGAGCGGCGAAGAAATGCTCCTCGACTGGCTCAGCGCCGGTCTGGACCCGCAGCGCTCGGTGATTTTCCGCCAGTCCGATGTGAAAGAGCATGCCGAACTCCATCTGCTCTTTTCCATGATTACCCCTACGCCTTGGTTGATCCGTAACCCGACTGTGAAAGAACAGGCGCGGGAACTTGGCTATATCGAGTCCGACGATGAGGCCGAGGTCACCAAGATTAACTATGGGCTGCTGGGTTATCCGGTGTTGCAGGCGGCGGACATTCTCATGTACAAGGCGCATCGGGTGCCGGTCGGGGTGGATCAAGTGCCGCATATCGAGATCACTCGCGAGATCGCGCGTCGCTTTAACTCGTTCTATCGTGAGATCTTTCCCGAGCCGCAACCGCTGTTGACCGAGATTCCCAAAGTGCCTGGGACCGACGGGCGCAAGATGAGCAAGAGCTACGGCAATGCTGTGGTGTTGTCGGACCCGCCGGAAGAAATCGACGCGCGGTTGTCGAAGATGATGACCGACCCGAAGCGAGCTCGACGCCGCGATCCTGGCGAGCCTGCCGATTGCCCCGCCTTCAACCTGCATCGTTTGTACTGCACGCCGGAAGAGATCGACTTTGTCAGCCACGGCTGCCGCACGGCGGAGATCGGCTGTTTGGACTGCAAGAAAGTCATGATTAAGCATGTGCTCGCCGAATTGGCGACGTTTCGGGAGAAGCGCTCCTACTGGGAGCGACATCGTGACGACGTGCGCGACGTGCTGCGTGACGGCGGCCGCCAAGCCAAGGTGATTGCCCAGCAAACGATGGAGGAAGTGCGGGAAGTGGTGGGAGTGTAA
- a CDS encoding segregation/condensation protein A, translating into MLYRVKLDVFEGPLDLLLHLVKKDEVDLSDIPVAKITDQYMGYLELFQQLDLDVAGEYLVMAATLLHLKSRMLLPEDETEEDEEGADPRADLVRQLLEYQRFKDAAELLHRRDLLDRDVFARDPARDDSDAETDLVYDVSLGDLLDALQAVLKRAAPEVVHEVVLEQISLRERVCFILDTLRERGDVSFTELFSLGATRLQLLTTFLALLELVRMHMILVRQEERFGPITLSLAVSADTPLPEVLERL; encoded by the coding sequence ATGCTGTACCGCGTCAAACTCGATGTCTTTGAAGGACCGCTGGATCTGCTGTTGCATTTAGTCAAAAAAGACGAGGTGGATCTGTCGGATATCCCGGTCGCGAAAATTACCGACCAGTACATGGGCTACCTCGAACTGTTCCAGCAACTCGATCTGGATGTAGCCGGGGAGTATCTGGTCATGGCGGCGACGTTGCTGCATCTGAAATCGCGTATGTTGCTCCCCGAGGACGAGACAGAGGAGGACGAAGAAGGGGCAGACCCGCGCGCGGACTTGGTGCGTCAGTTGTTGGAATATCAGCGCTTCAAAGACGCGGCGGAACTCTTACATCGTCGCGATTTACTGGACCGCGATGTCTTCGCCCGTGACCCCGCCCGCGATGACAGCGACGCCGAGACGGACCTTGTCTATGACGTGTCGCTCGGCGATCTTTTGGATGCCCTCCAAGCTGTGCTCAAGCGCGCCGCGCCGGAGGTTGTCCACGAAGTCGTCCTGGAGCAAATCTCTCTCCGCGAACGGGTCTGTTTCATTCTCGACACCCTGCGCGAGCGCGGCGACGTGTCGTTTACCGAGTTGTTTTCTCTTGGCGCAACGCGCCTCCAGCTTCTGACCACGTTCTTGGCGCTGCTCGAACTGGTGCGTATGCATATGATTCTGGTGCGGCAGGAAGAGCGGTTCGGCCCTATCACGTTGTCCTTAGCGGTGAGTGCCGACACGCCGCTGCCAGAAGTGTTAGAACGATTATGA